The genomic segment ttttatagtttcattGGGAGGTGACCGATCGTACGTAGGAATAGAGGTGTCGGTGTCGATGACTCAGAGGCGCCGACTAATACTCATGAGAACCTGCTACATATGTATTTGGGCGTACCTGAGCCCATCGGTTACATTCGGCGATCGTTTTcctacttttcttctttcgtttgactttagaaagaaagaaatcagtGGTTTCTAATTACGATAAACAATTGCCCTACGAACAATCACCCTCATCCCCACACTCTCCCCCCTCCCTTGCATATATTCTGGCCAATCGTGAGAATCAACTTGCTTTGTTATCTGTCGTTTTTTTCTTGAGATGTTAATTACACGCGGTTGTCGCGCGTATTGTCCAATACCGTGCAAGGAACAAATCATTCgtgttgaaaattatttctcgatCGTTTGTCGCGTTACGTAGATAGTATATGTGTAGTTTGTTTAGCGTGCCTAGCTGCGTTAGACATTGCGTTGTGTtctaattctttcttcttcaacgGCCTGGATTTTCGTACGAGAATGCGTTCACGATCGAAACGCTTGGAAATCGGCGAATCGTACGCTCGACTTCTAATCGagttctctttattttttgatacaaCTGAAAATAGTAGTCAAAGTGAAAAGCCGCataaaaaaagtaagaagTAAATaagatgtatgtatgtatgtatatcgtaatatttgttaaaaaggGATGACACGAACATGCGCTTGTTGCGTCTGCATAGGTTATGCCGAATGAAAAAGCAACAGCAGTAGAACTTGTTCGAGATCGTTAAGGTATTATCCAAAAATCGGTTATTAGAgtttcgaaaagaaagaatcgagAAAGGACGGCCTACTTTTTCGTTTTCGcgttttatataatgtatcgCGCTATAATCTCGACATCTTGATATAATCTCGAGTAGGACTTCGAAACAGTGACGGATATAGAAATCTTTCTTGGGCGGAGGGCGAAATGTGAGAATTATAATAGGAACATATTAgtgatatttgtaaatattatacgtaaataCATTATGGAACCTTTTTTTACAAGATTTAAAACTTGTTTGTAATTcctattttaatatctctgTCTGATACCGTAGTTTGAACAATTAGATTCACATTCATTACATACTTAACACATCCTTTAGAATATGACAATATCgatagtttcatattttattagtcgcatttaaacaatttgaaattcagtGAACTATGTCTCGCGACAAATTTTGCCAGGTCTGCATTTATTAGTTAGGCTGTAGATAAACGAAGGAGGTACGAACAAAGAGTTAAGGAGGAGAGATCGATGAAAACGTACAATAGctggaatataaaaatatattcgcgTGGAGACGATTAACCCTTTATAGCCGGATGTCGCCACTGTGGCGGCATTTAAAATTTGCCATCAAAGTCGGATGTCGCCATAGTGGCGGCATTcaacatttattttcaaactgtAAATGTTTATTGTTCGGTAGTGGCGGTAGAAAAATATGCCGATCGCGAACAGCCAAAGTAAGGTTAGACCAGTTCGATGATTTGAACGAGGATGAGATACAGGGTGTGTGACGAGAACCAGTACGGAGATGAGATTTTCCGTTTGATTCGTGTTTAGACATTGTTTGGCACGTGTTTGAAAATACAACGAAGCTTTGAGAGTATCGATCGTATTGGACTGACGATATAATTATCGGACGTTCAGTTTGTTAGTGGAATAAAGGTATCGTATTATTCGATACGAAATGCAACACATATAACAATTTGTTAATTGGAACGGAATAATGAGTATCGCATGGGTCGCGAGTAAAATACACAGTATCGATGCATCGATGTGACTGGTCTTTCACGTCCTTTCTCACGATCGTGTCTTCGATGCTAATTCGTCGACGCGGATCCACACACCACGAACTGTTCTTCGGCGGCAACTTGTCGTTGGTTGACATCGCGTTCACTTTACATTCGCGAATCGGTCTTTCGAAAATGAGCCGTTCACAGGttaaaacgtttaattcgatttttggaaattttgcaCGTCTTTGTGCTAAAGCAGTCGACTGATACTTTTATCTAtagtaatattgtaaatagaGAAAGCCTCTACGTAGGTATATGTGTATGCCCGAGGTAATCTCAGAAACTATTCAATCGATTTATATAATTCCTTCACCGTCGGAAGCTACATTTCCTCCAGATGGACACAGACTATATCTTATTACACGCTTCCGCTTTTAACCGTTTGAGTCGCAAGCAGCGCGATCGCGCTGTTTAGATTTTGTGTCGAAAAGCCCCAGTACATTTGAACGCTACGAGCGACTGATGGTATCTTGTACTTTATCGTTatcttctcaataatttttattgaacaaaactcGAAACATTTATAAACTTAATAGTACGCACATGTAATAATATAggtgtatttcataaaataacaaatatgatgAGAGGTTAATAATggttaacatttttctaccCTGTTTTTTCAAACACCTCTGCCATTCGAACGGTTAAGGAAGCGAACGATGAGCGTAGATGCGACTCAAGTCGGATTAGCGCAGCTTGATTTTCACTTCACGATTGCGTCTTGCTCGACCCAACGGTGGAGAAACACTTCCTACAAATGTTTCTCCAAATACCGTTTACCATATCGATCTCTATTACAAACGACGGTGAATCTAGAATcgctaaattaaattttagctagtcttttataatttcatcgacttggtctgctttttattttctgcgGTTAACACTTTACCAACcgatagccgattaatcggATTTTCGTCGCCGACgcttaccgaccgatagcccATTAATCGGTTTCTCGTCGCCGataatctttctcattattcgagcagtaattcgttatttagtactaagcTACCTTGCTCGgttgcgtcagttgcgttgcttCGTAACCTGCCACAGTTTTACACCATTTTGAAAAACTTatcgttcgcgatgaacgaaaataacggtattggagagtctaaagcgaaacagagccggcgtcagggagaatctgcgcctgagctgccggtcggacgtgcgtatgctgtTGAACCGCTAGcagtcggtaaagtgttaaccGATTTGGCGAATAAGCGGCTGAAATATGTATCAACCGATCGATCGCTAGTATGTACACGAATTGAAAACAACGTAATCCGAAAGATGCTGACTGGATGATGGATGCTGATGGCGCGTTCGATGCACGCCAGTGCAAAAACCAAACCGACTATTAACGAATACTTTGTTGATTTGTTTCAGGCCCAGTCGGACGACGATGACGTGGCGGACGATGTTTCCGTCAACGTTGGCGGGCCAGATGATTTTATGACCGAATTTTTCGCGGAGgtaagtatataataatctaTACGACTGCGGACGTCAAGTCTCGTTTCGAAAGAAACTCTATTTCCCAGCATGGTATCTCATCGCCAAGAAAAACAtgctttcttccctttttctttctttttcgtttcctcGATCTATTCTCCGACCGATCTCGTCTATTCGCCCCGCCCTCTATCTTCTATCTCCCTCTTCGAATTATTTCACACAACCGCGAGACAAACACACAAAGCGTATTATACGTACGCGATCGAGGGCGATTAAGCGGCAGATCGAAAGTTCGCGTGAACGTTAAGATCGGCTATGATCAAATCTATCGATTCCTGTTGTCCAGACGATCGGATTCCGTCTGTTGAGCGATCGGGTGgaattattcttttcaaaGTCGCGAACGGCGGTCGAATTTTCGCATTGATACGCAAACCATCTGTACGTAACTTGACCAGTTAAAACAATTCGTCGTCGGACTCGGAGATCGAAGTATCGTTGTCGCGTTCGCGTGTTTATTTCGACGGAATCGCGATAAGCGATGGAACGAAATTTATCAACTGCGGTATGCGTATGAAAAGTGGTTTACGTATAGCAAGCGCAGGAAGGCGACGAACGATCGGTATTTCTATTTGACGCGGTTCCATTGATTCGTCGATGAACGAGGGAACGCAGTTACAAAGGAGACGCGACCAGTCGTCGACAAACGAGCTCACGTCGATATCGAAACGCAAGAAAATTTCTGTTCGGATGGTTTCGTCTCGATATTGGAGAATTAGGTCGAGACGACTCCGAGCCGAATGGCCATATCGCGTCACCTATCGCGTAcaaaatgtatcaaatatttcaacccCCGTATTCGCATCCGTTCTGTCTGTATGTTGTTCGCTGTGCGATTTTCTCATTGGGTCGCGTTACTCGTACACCCCCGTTCATAAATGTTAGAACACCCACTGATTTCACAGGAAACGCGACAATTAATCTGAAGTATCAAGAAAATGATTAATCGATCagagaattttataatcatgCAAGgatacaaatttgtaaatttgtttcaattatgCGAAAGAATGAACGGTAGTACAGTATCCTTTTTTTAACTTAAATTCTAtcgaaaaaattgaagatgaATTGGTTAGGATAGCAAAATGCGAATATGTTTTGTATTGGTTGGAAACTAAATGATCGCGGACTTTATCATTACCACCTAGTGGCAACATCCGCAATTACTTACTTGCCAAAACAATAGAATCATTTACAGCATATCTCATGGCAAATAGCAAAAGATACGAACGTGAAAATGAGTGAAAGCGCGGTGaacaaagaatataattatccGCTACATCAAATCGACGGGACTTTTGTTAAAACAtggaatatacatatatggatCTGAAGGGATTGTTGGATGCGTGTTCGATTCAATCACAGAGGTTAGTTTTGCAGTGGTTGATTTTTACGTTGCCGCGTGTACGTTCCGTATTCGTCGGAGGCTGCACCTCTGCGTTTCCTGTTTGCGGAGAATTTCGTACATTTTGTATGCGCTTTGGCGAGGGTTAGAGTTGTTAGGGGAAATTGGTAGACGTAAGGGGATTTTCTTGTAGCTCGAGGGTCGCGACTTGATCGACCGTGTGGACCGACCTCGCGTGGCCAActctttttgcaaaattaacactttaccgaccgatagctGATTAATCGGTTCTTTGTCACCGACGTTTACCAATCGATAGGCTATTAATCGGCTTCTCGTTGccgacaatctttctcattattcgagcagtaatttgttatttagtactaagaTACCTGGCACAGTTGCTTTGTAAGCTGCCACAGTTTTATACCGATTTGAAAACGTACCGTTGATGAACAAAAAGAGTGGTATTGGAGAGTCTAAATCGAAACAGAGCCGGCGCCAGGGAGAATCTGCGCCTGAGACGAtgccggtcggacgtgcgtTTGCTGTTgatcggtcggtaaagtgttaaataGTTTCTCGGACTCGGTGTTTATGACACCGgccgtaaaatatttcagcgaAATCACGCAACCAAGGAAAGTTGTTTATTGGAAGCTAACGGCTTTCTGAAAGATAGCTTTAAGAATAGCTTCGCTGATAAACCGTGCTTGCTAGTCGTTTGCATGAcaatttcctcttttattcGTGCTACAGATCTTTTATAGTCTAACGTTTCTTACTGGAGTTCACGTAggtatcgtaataataataataataaagggTGGCGTACGTCGATACTCGATGCGAATCATCACACCGGAACAAACGTTGTTTGAGAAacgtaaaatggaaaaatacgaACGATCAGAATTCAACGCGACTCGATACCACGCACCTACGCATTACCGGCAATTCGATGTAGGAAATCAGTGCAAATAGGATCCTTGACATTTGCGTTCGTTGCTATTTGCGTGGGCTCGTATTAACTCTGACCGCTTGTTTCGGTATCCgatcttttttattctacaGCGCGTGGGAAgagacaattttaataaaggtGAAACATCGGTGCGAATCGTTACCGTAGAAACGACGTATCAACCACATGTCGTCTTTTAtcgttttgaaaataaaatcagttAAATCTGCCTTTCCTCCTACTGGACAACCGCGGCCCTACAACTTTCAACGATCTTATCGACCGATGTTAAACGTTTTGTTATTCACGTATGTTACGACAAAGTAGCTACTAACCGATTTGCTGTTTAAGTTCTGTGGATTTGCCTTCGTAATACGATGCCTGTGAAAACTACATATTGTTCAAACGAGTTCACCATCCATTGCATACTTTTCCTTCCTTGCTGGATTATTTTccgttcttctttctcgtcgtATAACTCACGATCGAtagttcatatttttcaatgtattcTTCcccatttctctctttttctatttgttttctttccttcgtttctctaTCTTCTTCGATCTTTATCGACACCGCTACGTGGTTTAACGTCTTCTAATTTTTCCATAGGTGGAGGAGATCCGCGAAATGATAGACAGGATCCAGACGAACGTAGAGGATGTGAAGAAAAAACATAGTGCCATCTTATCGGCACCACAAACCGACGAAAGTGAGTTCCAACGGTCTCTCCTTATTCTTATCCGTCCCGTGCATCGATCGCGCAAACCATCGCGCGAGAGATCCAAATCAAAATTGTTCCATCGTTGGATACGTTTGATCGCTGTTTGTAGAACGCAGACGGCCAATTTTCCGTAGGATCAAATCTATTTGATTCCGGCTGATAAACAATTCGCAGAAAATAGCTGCGTTGCAACGAGTATGGAAAAACGTGTACGAGTCGAACGGGAAGGATTGTACGTCGTTCGTCCAGTGTTTCGGAAATGGTGGTTAGACGAGCAAAGGAACGAACGGAATTGGACCGGTAATAAAGAAAGCCAGCGAAGCAGACAAGGAAAGACGACAGGCAAAAAGAACGGAACGCTAGAACCGCAAAGATCGTTAGAAGCGTCCAATACGATTGGTCTTAACCTCGTTGCTATCTTAACTGTCCACTCGGCACTCGTAATTAGAGATTCGTTGCTTGCTaatactttttcttattttactgTTCTTTAACGATGCTCGATTACCGGCGTTCCGGTTATTCGGCAAACCGATCAGTTCGATCCGATCGTTCCGGCTGGAATGTTTGCTGAATGCGGCTGATCCCTCTTCGGatctacatatatgtattgtatataggAAGCGATATAAATAGCAGGATTATGTCCTCCTACGTCCGAGGATGGATATAATCGACAAAATGAGAATGCGACTCGTGTCTccttgtattattataattttcggATATAAAGAGCGAGCCCCTACGTCGATACACCGAAGCAGCGGAGAACTGATCTTTCGATTTCGCTAGACCCCTTGATATATACGAGAAAATCCCTATCGATCGTTGAAACGATTTGTCCAATGTACGCGAGCTATTTTACAACTGTAGGTTAGGAGTCGAAGCATCGGGGAAATAGCCGGAACAACGAGGCCAGGAGGAGGACCGAAGGATAGAGACGCGAATGTGCGCGCGCGATGATTCACGAAGAACGGAGATGAACACCGTGAACGACCAAGTCGAGTGACGTTGTTCGTCGCGAGAAACTGGAGAGGACGACCCGATCGATGCACCACGAGTGCACCACTGCACACACGTACTTACTTTTACGTCTGACATCGGCTGACTTGGAAGCGTTCTAGCAAAAAGATCGATCGAGCTCTCTTGCTCCTCGTTCAAACGCGTATctcgtttcgaaacgaaaaacgaaAGCGACGACGGTTTTCTCATCGCGGCTATCGCTATCGATCTATTTCTTCCCACGTGCTCGTACGATGCTTGATCACGGTCGAGGAGATGTGAAACAGCGTCAGCACCGTCCTAAAACGGTCACAGATGGCTTCGTTTGCCGAAGGAACGCGAATACGATCAAAGCGCGATTTAGATTGGCTTTAGATAGCATCGAGTCGATTTTCTAGCTGTCGGTTACATGAGCGGTGTGCCACGATCGCGAGAAGCGCTTGTTATCGAAAGGTTGTCGTATCGAAGATCGTCCGTCGCGTGTCCCGATAGAACGGATTCGTTGGAATAAATAGGTCGCTGAATGCTGGTTGACGAAGAGGAGCGGTAGTTCGATTTTATCGTTCGCTGTGCTGCTCGTTACGCTCGATACGTACAATTCGTAGCGGAAGCGTGCGTTCCATATGGAAACGTGTTTGATAAATCGCGGACGAGAATGCCGGGTCACGCACGAGTTTGCCGAAATCGGAAGCGTCCGAGAGATCGATATCGTCGTTTcttcgagagaaaagaaagaaggcgAGAAAGGGAAGAGGAAAGGAGGAAATCTTTCTGGAACAGGAAACGCGCGCGCCATTCGATCGAATTCGAGCGTCCCGTGTCTCCCGGGCGTGCCGAGTTCTCGAGAGGCTTTGGAAGTAGGTCTGGCACGTTTCCACCCCGTATTAACCCAATTCCATCGAGCACCCTCGACGCAGGAGAATGCGCGCGCTCGTCGCGTCACCTATGAGAACGCGTGCACAACCGGCGACCATACCAGCGGAATCCAATTCAACGTCGAATTCAAATTCGATCGGTCGAgatgttttcctttcttctctgtGCGTCGTTCGACCACGTCTCTAGGCTCCAGCCTCGCTTTTTAACTAGTATCAGTAGatacttatatgtatatgtcgaGTTCTCATTAGGGTTGGGGGCGTGTAACGAGTCTTTGTTTGGATCAGCCATTGTTGTTATACAATAGAGACGATATTTACTGgtacaaatatgattgttacagaatTTGACGAGTAACCGTGGtgattagatactcgagatgccaatgacaatgatcttaagttcgataacgaatccacggtcaatgGGATGGCAAATGCGCTTTCCTCCAAAGTCTAAGTCGAACTCAACTTACTTGTCCAGAATTTAAGTGTAACTCAACGTACTTGTCCACAGTACAAGTAGAACTCAACCAACTAAATCATTCCAAGTGGAACTGCACTTATATGCTTTTCTCTTTGCCTCTCTATACCCCTCGAGTCAAAGAATGTTCGCTAGGACGCTCGGTATTAACTCATCGTAAAGACGGTGTGGTGTGTAACTGGCTGATGAGATCGCATGCGACTGCGAGCGACGAAACTCTCCTCTCCTTACGATCGCGCTCGTTTATATTATACTGGTCGATAAAATTCCAATCGCCTTTGTTAGACGGTTCCACGTAGCGGCGAGTTCGATTATTAGTACAATATTCGTGTGTTCCACGATATTGATACAACGAGGCAAAACCACACGTGGCTGGCTTGATTTGTCCACgtgtgccgctacaactatatttttaagcagAGCTATACAACTACTCCGTACCactgttaggtaaaaacgtccatcccgtgaccgtggcctACGTTTAGCGGCCAGTTGTGTCACTTGGAGCCCAAGCCTACTGTCATAAATCTCGGGCAaacataatcggattaaatcgtaaacaactacttctaagtttcgttatttaagtacagctgTAATAAAGAGTCTAGGTTAAAGTATTGGGAATCttcccaaaaattccaaaagaaaggccccgatgtcctttcgtCTCCGACATATAGATAGATACGCAGACCACGTAGGTGTATAGTAGGTGTACGGATGTATAGTACGAACGCGACACGACATGGGTATGGTACGTTTTAATAAACGCGCGATAATTGGCGATACGGTTCCGTGCGGTTGGTGGAATTGATCGGGTAACCCTGTCGATGAACGACGAACAGGGATGAGAAAGGGGTTACAGGGAGTATCCGGTGACAACCGGGTCAGGTGGAAAAGACTTTGCCGATGACAGCAGGAAATACCGATCGAGTGGAATCGTGTCGTTGCATTTTTGCTTTGCCCCGTTTCGGGTCCTAAGGAGTCGCCATCTGTCGCGTTCTCTCGTTCAGGCAATTAACTTCGAACGTAAACGTAACCGAAACTCAGGCATTCGCCGCGAGAAAGCTCGAAAAAAACGTAGACTATCTGGTTTCGATACTTTCGAGCTATCTCGAATGGATACTTTTACGCGTCGAAAGAAGAATTATGGGCCGTTGGCGAGTCGCTTGTGAATTCATGGAAAGGGACGTATCGTGTAACGTGGTTGAACGATGGCAAGCTCCGTAGATAACAGAATGAATCaagtttttgttttttcattgCAGAGGTTAAAATGGAATTGGAAGACCTGATGTCCGATATCAAGAAAACGGCCAATAAAGTCAGAGCTAAGCTGAAGGGTAAGAGACAGATCCTAGATAGATGCGTGACGAAGTAAATGCAAGTCTTTGTacaaatatcgaataacgttaattCATCCAATTGCGAGATTTACTTTGAAAGTATGTCTACAACTATATACGTACGATGGCCGTAGTTAAATCGACCGTGCGTTGCGAATAACCGATCGAACGCTCGATGATTCTTGACTATGTCTTGCCCTGATTTGGGGGTGTATTTATAGTGTTAACAGAGGTACGCGTGGCTTTTGTCTCTGGACGCGCCAACATCGTTCCTCGGCCTGAATGAACGCGCGTGTGTAAATCTTCACGCGCAGATTGCACGCGGAGGTATTGGTGAAAGCCACGGGCACCTCTGCtcgctataaataaaaagtagtCGCGTTTCGAGAAGACAAGCATGTTGTATGTGTATGGTTTGGACGGTGTCCGCTGGCCGACTCTGTTTTGATATTACGTTTCCCATGTGGACAgtgatagaacaaaatatcGAGCAAGAAGAGCACACGAACAAATCTTCGGCGGATTTGAGGATACGCAAGACACAGCATTCGACGCTTTCGAGGAAGTTCGTCGAAGTGATGACGGAGTATAATCGAACGCAAACCGATTACAGAGAACGGTGTAAGGGAAGGATACAACGACAGCTGGAAATCAGTAAGCGAGGATCATTGCCTGTACctgtatatcgtataagaGCACGTAGATGACCGCGTGTTACGCCTTATGTTAGAGTTTAAACGACCATCGGTTTCTACTTTTAGCCGGTAGGACGACCACCAACGAGGAACTGGAGGAAATGCTGGAACAAGGAAATCCGGCGGTGTTCACGCAGGGGGTAagcgtttcgtttcttcgtttctacaTGGATCGAAAACATGGTGCTGTATCGAGACGCGTTTCTCGCAGATTATCATGGAAACGCAACAAGCGAAACAGACGCTCGCCGATATCGAGGCGCGTCATGCCGACATCATTAAACTAGAAAATTCGATCAGGGAACTTCACGATATGTTCATGGACATGGCGATGTTGGTAGAAAGTCAGGTAAGGTCCGCGACGTGTAACGTCGTAGTTGTGTTTAATCGTCCCCCAGTTCACCCTCCGACTTTGCTTTCCACAGTTTGTCTTTTCGgttattcgttattatattgcatccatttttgtttcgaaaaatgtttcctCTTATCTTTTCGCGCCATAGTCTATGAGC from the Bombus pyrosoma isolate SC7728 linkage group LG11, ASM1482585v1, whole genome shotgun sequence genome contains:
- the LOC122573035 gene encoding syntaxin-1A isoform X2, which translates into the protein MTKDRLAALVAAQSDDDDVADDVSVNVGGPDDFMTEFFAEVEEIREMIDRIQTNVEDVKKKHSAILSAPQTDEKVKMELEDLMSDIKKTANKVRAKLKVIEQNIEQEEHTNKSSADLRIRKTQHSTLSRKFVEVMTEYNRTQTDYRERCKGRIQRQLEITGRTTTNEELEEMLEQGNPAVFTQGIIMETQQAKQTLADIEARHADIIKLENSIRELHDMFMDMAMLVESQGELVDRIEYLVDQTGDHVGQAWEELIKAEEYRSKARKDTRRLLERKEEREWKAKRIEKRGRSISFSVRNWIETTKSAFRCQLRFRNFGSDVASGVRFSQSWNAYLREREAQWDGIGSKDGQWLRRDRQFQHLPRGARVISLCGIL
- the LOC122573035 gene encoding syntaxin-1A isoform X3, with the translated sequence MTKDRLAALVAAQSDDDDVADDVSVNVGGPDDFMTEFFAEVEEIREMIDRIQTNVEDVKKKHSAILSAPQTDEKVKMELEDLMSDIKKTANKVRAKLKVIEQNIEQEEHTNKSSADLRIRKTQHSTLSRKFVEVMTEYNRTQTDYRERCKGRIQRQLEITGRTTTNEELEEMLEQGNPAVFTQGIIMETQQAKQTLADIEARHADIIKLENSIRELHDMFMDMAMLVESQGEMIDRIEYHVEHAVDYVQTATQDTKKALKYQSKARRKKIMIMICLAILAVVLTTTIGGYFGL
- the LOC122573035 gene encoding syntaxin isoform X5, whose amino-acid sequence is MTKDRLAALVAAQSDDDDVADDVSVNVGGPDDFMTEFFAEVEEIREMIDRIQTNVEDVKKKHSAILSAPQTDEKVKMELEDLMSDIKKTANKVRAKLKVIEQNIEQEEHTNKSSADLRIRKTQHSTLSRKFVEVMTEYNRTQTDYRERCKGRIQRQLEITGRTTTNEELEEMLEQGNPAVFTQGIIMETQQAKQTLADIEARHADIIKLENSIRELHDMFMDMAMLVESQGELVDRIEYLVDQTGDHVGQAWEELIKAEEYRSKARKKMIFIVICVLISVVILIAIIIGSVPS
- the LOC122573035 gene encoding syntaxin-1A isoform X4 — protein: MTKDRLAALVAAQSDDDDVADDVSVNVGGPDDFMTEFFAEVEEIREMIDRIQTNVEDVKKKHSAILSAPQTDEKVKMELEDLMSDIKKTANKVRAKLKVIEQNIEQEEHTNKSSADLRIRKTQHSTLSRKFVEVMTEYNRTQTDYRERCKGRIQRQLEITGRTTTNEELEEMLEQGNPAVFTQGIIMETQQAKQTLADIEARHADIIKLENSIRELHDMFMDMAMLVESQGEMIDRIEYHVEHAVDYVQTATQDTKKALKYQSKARRKMIFIVICVLISVVILIAIIIGSVPS